A single region of the Halopiger xanaduensis SH-6 genome encodes:
- the trmB gene encoding HTH-type sugar sensing transcriptional regulator TrmB: protein MAPDELRSTVERVGDRFNLGEYEIDAYLTVLEQGQLTASEIADRTEIPQPRVYDTVRSLSDRGLVELRESRPMKVVALDPAEAFDDVQNSLEQMIDELEARYTAPARDTEAVSLVKSRSTILRYLEEVITEADYELSLSLTPDLLTRFRAELEAAVQAGVSVDLIVTPAAEAPDPAEFDYESVATSARARRGITTPVVAVADGNYSVYATQDALRDDQDRYGVIFNRSALGFLVSGFFGTVLWTTAERTLGEDGSVRGFPRKYASIRRCVKDLIDEGGDFYATIEGRDVEVGGSRVVRGRILDISFEVSEEVAALTLETADGDRVTVGGRVAALEDVEAHEIHIGRHEPPVIDD from the coding sequence ATGGCACCAGACGAGTTACGCTCGACCGTCGAGCGAGTCGGGGACCGCTTCAACCTCGGCGAGTACGAAATCGACGCCTATCTCACGGTCTTGGAGCAGGGCCAGCTCACGGCCAGCGAGATCGCCGATCGAACGGAAATACCCCAGCCGCGCGTCTACGACACCGTCCGCAGTCTCAGCGACCGCGGGCTGGTCGAACTCCGCGAATCGCGCCCGATGAAGGTCGTCGCGCTCGATCCCGCGGAGGCGTTCGACGACGTCCAGAACTCCTTGGAACAGATGATCGACGAGCTCGAGGCTCGCTACACCGCCCCCGCCCGCGACACGGAGGCGGTGTCGCTGGTCAAATCGCGCTCGACGATCCTGCGATACCTCGAGGAGGTCATCACCGAAGCCGACTACGAACTCTCGCTGTCGCTGACGCCGGACCTGTTGACCCGGTTCCGCGCGGAACTCGAGGCGGCGGTCCAGGCCGGCGTCAGCGTCGACCTGATCGTCACGCCGGCCGCGGAAGCGCCCGATCCGGCGGAGTTCGATTACGAGTCGGTCGCGACGTCGGCTCGAGCGCGCCGGGGAATCACGACGCCGGTCGTCGCCGTCGCCGACGGTAACTACTCGGTGTACGCGACCCAGGACGCGCTGCGGGACGACCAGGACCGGTACGGCGTGATCTTCAACCGGTCGGCGCTCGGCTTTCTGGTCTCGGGCTTCTTCGGGACCGTTCTCTGGACGACCGCCGAGCGCACGCTCGGCGAAGACGGTTCGGTCCGCGGATTCCCGCGCAAGTACGCCTCGATCCGCCGGTGCGTGAAGGACCTCATCGACGAGGGCGGCGACTTCTACGCGACGATCGAGGGCCGCGACGTCGAAGTCGGCGGCTCCCGGGTCGTGCGGGGGCGCATCCTCGACATCTCCTTCGAGGTGAGCGAGGAGGTCGCGGCGCTGACGCTCGAGACCGCGGACGGCGACCGCGTCACCGTCGGCGGCCGCGTCGCGGCGCTCGAGGACGTCGAAGCCCACGAGATCCACATCGGTCGTCACGAACCGCCGGTGATCGACGACTGA